A genomic window from Salvia miltiorrhiza cultivar Shanhuang (shh) chromosome 5, IMPLAD_Smil_shh, whole genome shotgun sequence includes:
- the LOC130987152 gene encoding uncharacterized protein LOC130987152, whose product MHLQSLDPGTPQDAPNYATFLRLHTCADGSYTSERDARIDAEVHRLAAATGRQERLDEVYLEVVQIDRSRIYGVGSAGQSQASRGSIRSTGSSAVSQQLYETRISTLEEQLAAEQAQRQQMEDRMAQLEAFMRMYNAQPPPGPDADDDDDDA is encoded by the exons atgcatctacagagcttggatcctggtactccccaggatgcaccgaactatgccaccttcctccgcctccacacgtgcgccgacggaagttatacgtcggagagagatgctagaattgac gccgaggttcatcgactggccgctgccacaggacgacaggagcggctagacgaggtgtatttggaggtggtgcaaattgataggtcacggatctacggcgtcgggagtgccgggcagagtcaggctagtagggggtctatccgcagcacgggcagttctgcggtgtctcagcagctttatgagacacggatctccacgctggaggagcaattggcggcagagcaagcacaacgccaacagatggaggaccgcatggctcaattggaggcgtttatgaggatgtataatgctcagccacctccagggcctgatgccgatgatgatgatgatgatgcttag
- the LOC130987154 gene encoding abscisic acid 8'-hydroxylase CYP707A2-like has product MEFISLSLLAATIILSLFLLKFLYSRHARLPLPPGTMGWPYIGETLQLYSQNPSIFFAAKVKKYGSIFKSQVLGCRCVMMSSAEAAKMVLVSEAHLFKPTFPASKERMIGKAAIFFHGGDYHAKLRKLVLRSVMPNAIRTMVSDIESIALTSLRSWQDTQLITTFQEMKTYTFDVALLSILGKDEVSYREDLKRCYYILESGYNSMAFNVPGTLFYAAMKARRELAHILANILSLRRQTKAHHSDLLQSFMSHALTDDQITDNVIGVIFAARDTTATVLTWLFKFLAENPITLQAVTEEQEAIMRSSDQRGLNWADTRKMPVTARVINETMRVASILSFTFREAVEDVEFMGYRIPKGWKVLPLFRNIHHSPENFTNPDIFDPSRFEVEPKPNTFLPFGSGVHSCPGNELAKLEILVLVHHLTTKYRWSMMGPHEGIQYGPFALPQNGLPIKICLKE; this is encoded by the exons ATGGAGTTCatatccctctctctcttggcAGCAACCATAAtcctctccctctttctcctcAAATTCCTCTACTCCCGCCATGCACGCCTCCCCCTCCCGCCGGGCACCATGGGCTGGCCCTACATCGGCGAAACCCTCCAACTCTACTCCCAAAATCCCAGCATTTTCTTCGCCGCCAAAGTCAAGAA GTACGGGTCGATATTCAAAAGCCAGGTGCTGGGGTGTCGGTGCGTGATGATGTCGAGCGCAGAAGCGGCGAAGATGGTGCTGGTTTCCGAAGCTCATCTCTTCAAGCCCACATTCCCGGCGAGCAAGGAGAGAATGATCGGCAAGGCCGCCATTTTCTTCCACGGGGGAGACTACCACGCCAAGCTCAGGAAGCTGGTGCTCCGCTCCGTCATGCCCAACGCCATCCGGACCATGGTCTCCGACATCGAATCCATCGCC CTCACCTCCCTCCGCTCGTGGCAGGACACGCAGCTCATCACCACCTTCCAAGAAATGAAAACA TACACATTCGACGTGGCATTACTTTCCATATTGGGAAAGGACGAGGTTTCGTACAGAGAGGATCTGAAGAGGTGTTATTACATTCTGGAAAGCGGGTACAACTCGATGGCGTTCAACGTGCCCGGCACTCTCTTCTACGCCGCCATGAAGGCCAGGAGGGAGCTGGCCCACATCTTGGCCAATATTCTCTCTCTAAGAAGACAGACTAAGGCCCACCACTCCGACCTCCTCCAATCCTTCATGTCCCACGCTTTAACCGACGACCAGATCACCGACAATGTCATCGGCGTCATCTTCGCCGCCCGCGACACCACCGCCACCGTCCTCACCTGGCTCTTCAAGTTCTTGGCCGAGAATCCAATCACCCTTCAAGCAGTTACT GAAGAGCAAGAGGCAATAATGAGATCGAGTGATCAAAGGGGTTTGAATTGGGCAGACACCAGAAAAATGCCTGTCACAGCGAGGGTGATCAATGAAACCATGAGAGTTGCATCAATCTTATCTTTCACCTTTAGGGAAGCTGTTGAAGATGTGGAGTTTATGG GATATCGCATTCCAAAAGGGTGGAAAGTCCTACCACTTTTCAGAAACATTCACCACAGCCCAGAAAATTTCACCAACCCTGACATTTTTGATCCTTCAAGATTTGAG GTTGAACCCAAGCCCAATACATTCTTGCCATTTGGCAGTGGGGTCCATTCCTGCCCAGGGAATGAGTTGGCCAAGCTGGAGATCCTGGTGCTTGTGCACCACCTCACCACAAAGTACAG GTGGTCTATGATGGGCCCACACGAGGGCATTCAGTACGGACCGTTTGCCCTCCCACAGAATGGTCTGCCAATCAAGATCTGTCTCAAAGAATAG